The Lysobacter gummosus genome includes a region encoding these proteins:
- a CDS encoding SDR family NAD(P)-dependent oxidoreductase yields MSTQSKVAIVTGASQGIGAGIVQALRDRGYRIVANSRSIKPSNDPDILAVAGDIADRAVAERVIGEGLAKFGRIDSLINNAGVFIAKPFTQYTADDYANVLAVNVAGFFHITQLAVAEMEKQGSGHVVSVTTTLAEHAIDGVPSVLASLSKGGINAATKSLAIEYAKRGIRVNAVAPGVVKTPMHAPQTHEWLAALHPVGRMGEIGDIVQAIVYLESAGFVTGEILHVDGGQSAGH; encoded by the coding sequence ATGAGCACTCAAAGCAAAGTCGCCATCGTCACCGGCGCCTCGCAAGGCATCGGCGCCGGCATCGTCCAGGCGCTGCGCGATCGCGGCTACCGCATCGTCGCCAATTCCCGTTCGATCAAGCCGTCCAACGATCCGGACATCCTCGCGGTCGCCGGCGACATCGCCGACCGCGCCGTCGCCGAGCGCGTGATCGGCGAAGGGCTGGCGAAATTCGGCCGCATCGACAGCCTGATCAACAACGCCGGCGTCTTCATCGCCAAACCGTTCACGCAATACACCGCGGACGACTACGCCAACGTGCTGGCGGTCAACGTCGCCGGCTTCTTCCACATCACCCAGCTGGCCGTGGCGGAAATGGAGAAGCAGGGCAGCGGCCACGTGGTCAGCGTCACCACCACCCTGGCCGAGCACGCCATCGACGGCGTGCCGTCCGTGCTCGCCTCGCTCAGCAAGGGCGGGATCAATGCGGCGACCAAGTCGCTGGCCATCGAATACGCCAAGCGCGGCATCCGCGTGAACGCGGTCGCGCCGGGCGTCGTCAAGACGCCGATGCATGCGCCGCAGACCCACGAATGGCTGGCGGCGCTGCATCCGGTGGGACGCATGGGCGAGATCGGCGATATCGTCCAGGCCATCGTCTACCTGGAATCGGCCGGCTTCGTGACCGGCGAGATCCTGCACGTGGACGGCGGCCAGAGCGCCGGGCACTGA
- a CDS encoding DUF899 domain-containing protein — MNTAITAINAADHPIVSKEQWLAARKTLLAREKELTRLQDEIARERRTLPWVRVEKDYVFDTLQGPRRLADLFDGRGQLLVQHFMFAPGWEQGCKSCSYMADHNDGANIHLSHRDVTLLAVSRAPLADIERFRQRMGWRFNWVSSLGSDFNRDFAVSFSQDELSSGKVDYNYVRQSFPHEEAPGLSVFCRDEAGQVFHTYSRYGRGVEVMMHTYNLLELTPKGRDEDGLDYPMAWVRHHDRYEPADPVKPAATVAACCAPRD; from the coding sequence ATGAATACCGCGATTACCGCCATCAACGCCGCCGATCATCCCATCGTGTCCAAGGAGCAGTGGCTCGCCGCGCGCAAGACGCTGCTGGCGCGCGAGAAGGAACTCACCCGCCTGCAGGATGAAATCGCGCGCGAACGCCGCACGCTGCCGTGGGTGCGGGTCGAGAAGGACTACGTCTTCGACACCTTGCAGGGCCCGCGCCGTCTCGCCGATCTGTTCGACGGCCGCGGCCAACTGCTGGTGCAGCACTTCATGTTCGCGCCGGGCTGGGAGCAGGGCTGCAAGAGCTGCTCGTACATGGCCGACCACAACGACGGCGCCAACATCCACCTGTCCCATCGCGACGTTACCCTGCTCGCGGTCTCGCGCGCGCCGCTGGCCGACATCGAGCGTTTCCGTCAGCGCATGGGCTGGCGCTTCAACTGGGTGTCCTCGCTCGGCAGCGATTTCAATCGCGACTTCGCCGTGAGCTTCAGCCAGGACGAATTGTCCAGCGGCAAGGTCGATTACAACTATGTGCGCCAGTCCTTCCCGCACGAAGAAGCGCCCGGCCTGAGCGTGTTCTGCCGCGACGAGGCCGGGCAAGTCTTCCATACCTACTCGCGTTACGGCCGCGGCGTGGAAGTGATGATGCACACCTACAACCTGCTGGAACTCACGCCCAAGGGACGCGACGAAGACGGCCTGGATTATCCGATGGCGTGGGTGCGCCACCACGATCGCTACGAACCCGCCGACCCGGTGAAACCGGCGGCGACGGTCGCGGCGTGCTGCGCGCCGCGGGACTGA
- a CDS encoding PQQ-binding-like beta-propeller repeat protein, which produces MPITSNTTPRAKETSPARPARIVREYGPFDGIEQTHGITFDGQRVWAATGSKLIAVDPANGQVERMLDCASHAGCAFDGTHIYQIAEARIDKIDPATGAVVASIPSPGNGGDSGLTWAEGSLWVGQYRDRKILQIDPDTGAVLRTIESNRFVTGVTWADGELWHATWDGDDNELRHIDPVSGEVIERLELPHGIGVSGLEYDGKDLFYCGGGSSGKIRAVSRSK; this is translated from the coding sequence ATGCCCATCACCTCGAACACCACCCCCAGAGCGAAAGAAACCTCTCCCGCTCGCCCGGCGCGGATCGTGCGCGAATACGGCCCGTTCGACGGCATCGAACAGACCCACGGCATCACCTTCGACGGCCAGCGCGTGTGGGCCGCCACCGGTTCGAAACTGATCGCGGTCGATCCGGCCAACGGACAGGTCGAACGCATGCTCGACTGCGCCTCGCACGCCGGCTGCGCCTTCGACGGCACTCACATCTACCAGATCGCCGAAGCGCGCATCGACAAGATCGACCCGGCCACCGGCGCGGTGGTGGCGTCGATCCCGTCGCCGGGCAACGGCGGCGATTCGGGCCTGACCTGGGCCGAGGGCAGTCTGTGGGTCGGGCAGTACCGCGACCGCAAGATCCTGCAGATCGATCCCGACACCGGCGCGGTCTTGCGCACGATCGAATCCAACCGCTTCGTCACCGGCGTGACCTGGGCCGACGGCGAGCTGTGGCACGCCACCTGGGACGGCGACGACAACGAACTGCGCCACATCGACCCGGTCAGCGGCGAAGTGATCGAGCGGCTCGAACTGCCGCACGGCATCGGCGTCAGCGGTCTGGAATACGATGGCAAGGACCTGTTCTATTGCGGTGGCGGTTCCAGCGGAAAGATCCGCGCGGTGAGCCGCTCGAAGTAA
- a CDS encoding nuclear transport factor 2 family protein — protein sequence MSDHQALLELTNTYLRGIYEGDTRSLRSVFHPSARIEDVTTGRFRSRDVDQYLQAVASRVSPREAGEPLRMAPRSIEVVGEMAMVTAELRFLGNHFINLLSLLRCDGQWLITHKQFGPAGE from the coding sequence ATGAGCGACCATCAAGCGCTGCTGGAGCTGACCAACACCTACCTGCGCGGCATTTATGAAGGAGATACGCGGAGTCTTCGCAGCGTCTTCCATCCAAGCGCACGCATCGAAGATGTCACCACCGGTCGCTTCCGCTCGCGCGATGTAGATCAATACCTGCAGGCCGTCGCCTCGCGCGTGAGTCCGCGCGAAGCCGGCGAACCGTTGCGGATGGCGCCCCGGTCGATCGAAGTGGTGGGCGAGATGGCCATGGTCACCGCGGAACTGCGTTTCCTCGGCAATCACTTCATCAACCTGCTGTCGCTGCTGCGCTGCGACGGGCAATGGCTCATCACCCACAAACAGTTCGGGCCGGCGGGCGAATGA
- a CDS encoding DUF1330 domain-containing protein, whose protein sequence is MNKAYWVIAWNSISDPAAVERYIAPATAAILAHGGRVLAGGAPDKTYESGRPTRIVVVEFDTLLAAIAAYDSPDYQATLMHLRGAAERDVRIVEGVG, encoded by the coding sequence ATGAACAAGGCTTACTGGGTCATCGCCTGGAATTCCATCAGCGACCCGGCCGCGGTGGAGCGTTACATCGCGCCGGCGACCGCGGCCATCCTCGCCCACGGCGGCCGCGTTCTGGCCGGCGGCGCGCCGGACAAGACTTACGAATCGGGCCGGCCGACGCGCATCGTCGTGGTCGAATTCGATACGCTGCTCGCGGCCATCGCCGCTTACGACAGCCCTGACTATCAGGCGACTCTCATGCATCTGCGCGGCGCGGCTGAACGCGATGTGCGCATCGTCGAGGGGGTTGGATAA
- a CDS encoding methionine ABC transporter ATP-binding protein: MIEFQQVHKSFRVGGREVAALQPLDLRIVEGEVFGIIGHSGAGKSTLIRLINGLERPSGGRVLVDGEDPGALDAAGLRALRRRIGMIFQHFNLLSSRTVAANVAFPLELAGTPQSEIASRVAELLARVGLNEHANKYPAQLSGGQKQRVGIARALACRPRILLCDEATSALDPQTTASVLALLAQINRELGLTVVLITHEMEVIRRVCDRVAVLDAGHLVESGQVADVFLHPRHATTRRFVSEAEHVNEGALHSDFAAVSGRLLRLTFLGQHTYEPLLGRIARETGVDYNILAGRIDRIKDLPYGQLTIALVGGDSDAAIAALGAAGVHVEEIAR; encoded by the coding sequence ATGATCGAATTCCAGCAAGTCCACAAATCGTTCCGCGTCGGCGGCCGCGAGGTCGCGGCCTTGCAACCGCTCGACCTGCGGATCGTCGAAGGCGAAGTGTTCGGCATCATCGGCCACTCCGGCGCCGGCAAATCCACCCTGATCCGCCTGATCAACGGCCTGGAGCGCCCCAGCGGCGGGCGCGTGCTGGTCGATGGCGAAGACCCCGGCGCGCTCGACGCCGCCGGTCTGCGCGCGCTGCGCCGGCGCATCGGCATGATCTTCCAGCACTTCAATCTGCTGTCCTCGCGCACGGTCGCGGCCAACGTGGCGTTTCCGCTCGAACTGGCCGGCACGCCGCAGTCCGAGATCGCCAGCCGCGTCGCCGAACTGCTGGCGCGCGTGGGCCTGAACGAACACGCGAACAAATACCCCGCGCAGTTGTCCGGCGGCCAGAAGCAGCGCGTCGGCATCGCCCGCGCCCTGGCCTGCCGGCCGCGCATCCTGTTGTGCGACGAAGCCACCAGTGCGCTCGATCCGCAGACCACCGCCTCGGTGCTGGCGCTGCTGGCGCAGATCAACCGCGAGCTGGGCCTGACCGTGGTGCTGATCACTCACGAGATGGAAGTCATCCGCCGCGTCTGCGATCGCGTGGCCGTGCTCGACGCCGGCCATCTGGTCGAAAGCGGCCAGGTCGCGGACGTGTTCCTGCACCCGCGCCACGCGACCACGCGCCGCTTCGTCTCCGAAGCCGAGCACGTCAACGAAGGCGCGCTGCACAGCGATTTCGCCGCGGTGTCCGGGCGCCTGCTGCGGCTGACCTTCCTCGGCCAGCACACTTACGAGCCGCTGCTCGGGCGCATCGCGCGCGAGACCGGCGTGGACTACAACATCCTCGCCGGCCGCATCGACCGGATCAAAGACCTGCCCTACGGCCAGCTCACCATCGCCCTGGTCGGAGGCGACAGCGATGCCGCGATCGCGGCCCTGGGCGCGGCCGGCGTTCATGTCGAGGAGATCGCGCGATGA